From Drosophila virilis strain 15010-1051.87 chromosome X, Dvir_AGI_RSII-ME, whole genome shotgun sequence, the proteins below share one genomic window:
- the inaE gene encoding uncharacterized protein inaE isoform X1, translating to MMPGLVVFRRRWSVGSDDLVVPGAFLLAIHFISFVLVAVSLVLFEYNTSVLSVKLLFYHLISYLLILFFSICVEIGICVISMRGSILDSEARTSINIWIYLKSLVILFDISWLILGSIWLSNYYMEAPIDEAKKIFIAIIICNWTLVFITLITIWCTFDAAGRSWVKMKKYQRSMRETESRFNYKRSNSMNRNWRQRKVMRAYQDSWDHRCRLLFCCMGSSERNRNSFTDIARLLSDFFRELDVVPSDVVAGLVLLRKFQRLEREAIVRQRKNGTYEFLSGVPITEHTQFLALNDAKNYDFFQTVIHYMYFAQGAYGWPMYVIINRSKMWHLVPELKCFGCCCGSGDDSQVIQDNCCYCNYAALKKTLQLGDIDIVYATYHVDVGETPFFVAVDYTQKKIVISIRGTLSMKDILTDLNAEGEVLPLQPPRDDWLGHKGMVQAAIYIRNKLQQENLIERALQRNAERSTHTFDLVLVGHSLGAGTAAILAILLKPEHPTLQCFSYSPPGGLLSMPAVEYSKSFITSVVLGKDVVPRIGLNQMEALRADLINAIQRSVDPKWKTISCSVICCGCGPEPTSVVNMSGQDTHINQYQEERGTARSTSAHPTDSSIALTLHQPLYPPGRIIHIVRHHPKPDEQKYDSGWRNVLKNREPVYQAIWADSTDFDEVLISPVMLQDHMPDKVLAALKKVVTTSGPRKPQRQTSNAFSSTSLEQEQEQEQLELAPTNAEQMQHCKRATNSSYTNLSNCIMLTPTAQHKLCLETSFTNLQHQLELRATVQPGGSKASSIAGSIFGRSQLSSTTTPYDISSVLDDSITTVTMRRSPCSMLSETTTVLMNAEPGEAPRLRAVAFNMAATTPPPSPLPLPLPLPLARQHSEKKPRSLPLTQALRRASVAGQGVDLLHDDWYGLAPLASPETLSEISSVSSRSSVPVSLANSIERYLQHMGVGVGAGAVAGAVPKVPLEDIFESQLHTPKVMRRAPKFSENLSGCAEDNRNLDQYKRLGRVFITFPRIFPEPAAGHQLQYKHSQGLDSNSSDDSFESAHSLHRLQLPATVACGASSKSADQLDETRSPPAKKLTFSDSNILAEEHCLRQCPHCPCRRDGRDCCTRSEHDHQQCASMEATAMATATATVGSTDTNSSFYSANSQSSLEQFATPNRQLQLKINGGHAHNEILIRPGVLESHFPVYGGGGQPETPAIVAPASPSPISNGGTKRPDVVGGRVRKRLSSEEFVFARSEDLPILVQIGDRSGHGSPSTRKQRRGCCVYPVGNNIRIAGADVDAAAAAAVASPTSISKYSRTRVAAAAKKAAINNESNV from the exons ATGCCTGGACTTGTGGTCTTCAGACGCCGCTGGTCTGTTGGCTCGGATGATCTGGTAGTACCAGGTGCATTTCTCTTGGCGATACACTTTATAAG TTTTGTACTTGTGGCCGTCTCGttagttttatttgaatataacaCAAGTGTTTTAAGTGTTAAACTATTGTTCTATCATCTAATAAGCTACTTGTTAATACTATTTT TTTCAATATGCGTAGAAATAGGCATTTGTGTGATCTCGATGCGCGGCAGCATTTTGGACTCCGAGGCGCGTACATCGATCAATATCTGGATATATCTCAAGAGCT TGGTGATATTATTTGATATTTCGTGGCTGATATTGGGCTCAATTTGGCTGTCCAATTACTACATGGAAGCGCCCATCGATGAGGCCAAGAAGATCTTTATTG CCATCATCATATGCAACTGGACGCTGGTCTTTATCACGCTAATAACCATCTGGTGCACGTTCGATGCAGCCGGTCGCTCCTGGGTCAAGATGAAGAAGTATCAGCGCTCCATGCGTGAGACTGAATCGCGCTTCAACTACaagcgcagcaacagcatgaATCGCAACTGGCGGCAACG CAAGGTGATGCGCGCCTATCAGGACAGTTGGGATCATCGATGCCGTCTGCTATTCTGCTGCATGGGCTCGTCGGAGCGAAATCGCAATTCGTTTACGGATATTGCGAGACTGTTGAGCGATTTTTTCCGCGAACTGGATGTGGTGCCATCGGATGTGGTCGCCGGTTTGGTCCTGTTGCGCAAATTCCAACGCCTCGAGCGTGAGGCCATTGTCAGGCAGCGCAAAAATGGGACATATGAGTTCCTCAGCGGTGTGCCAATCACGGAGCACACACAGTTCCTAGCACTCAACGATGCCAAAAATTATGACTTCTTTCAGACCGTCATACACTATATGTACTTTGCCCAGGGCGCCTACGGCTGGCCCATGTACGTCATCATCAATCGAAGCAAAATGTGGCATCTGGTGCCCGAGCTCAA ATGTttcggctgctgttgcggcagCGGAGACGACAGTCAGGTAATCCAGGACAATTGCTGCTACTGCAATTATGCGGCTCTGAAGAAGACACTGCAGCTGGGCGACATCGATATTGTGTATGCCACATACCATGTGGATGTGGGCGAGACGCCCTTCTTTGTGGCCGTCGATTATACGCAGAAGAAGATCGTGATCAGCATACGCGGCACGCTGAGCATGAAGGACATACTGACCGACCTGAATGCGGAGGGCGaggtgctgccgctgcagccgcCGCGCGACGATTGGCTTGGCCACAAGGGCATGGTCCAGGCGGCCATCTACATACGCAACAAGCTGCAGCAGGAGAATCTCATTGAGCGCGCACTGCAGCGCAACGCGGAACGCTCGACCCACACCTTTGACCTGGTGCTGGTGGGTCACTCCCTCGGCGCCGGCACGGCGGCCATATTGGCCATACTGCTCAAGCCGGAGCATCCGACACTGCAGTGCTTCAGCTATTCGCCGCCTGGCGGACTGCTCAGCATGCCCGCTGTCGAGTACTCCAAGTCCTTTATAACGTCCGTGGTGCTTGGCAAGGATGTGGTGCCGCGCATCGGGCTCAATCAAATGGAGGCGCTGCGTGCCGATCTCATCAATGCTATACAGCGCAGCGTGGATCCCAAG tGGAAGACCATTTCGTGCTCGGTCATCTGCTGTGGCTGCGGTCCCGAGCCGACCTCTGTGGTGAACATGTCCGGCCAGGACACGCACATCAATCAGTACCAGGAG GAGCGCGGCACGGCACGTTCGACCAGCGCCCATCCCACGGACAGCTCCATAGCTTTAACACTGCACCAGCCCTTATATCCGCCCGGCCGCATCATACACATTGTGCGGCATCATCCCAAGCCAGATGA gCAAAAATACGACAGTGGTTGGAG AAATGTGCTTAAGAATCGTGAGCCGGTCTATCAGGCGATATGGGCCGATTCAACCGATTTCGATGAGGTGCTCATATCACCTGTCATGCTGCAGGATCATATGCCCGATAAGGTTCTCGCCGCGCTCAAGAAG GTTGTAACGACGAGTGGGCCACGAAAGCCCCAGCGCCAGACCTCGAACGCATTCTCCAGCACATCCttggagcaggagcaggagcaggagcagctggagctggcgcCAACGAATGCCGAACAGATGCAGCATTGCAAGCGCGCAACGAACAGTTCCTATACAAACTTGAGCAACTGCATCATGCTGACGCCAACGGCACAGCATAAGCTCTGCCTGGAAACGTCCTTCACCAATCTGCAGCACCAGCTGGAGCTGCGGGCAACGGTGCAGCCGGGCGGCAGCAAGGCCTCATCCATAGCTGGCAGCATCTTTGGCCGCAGCCAACTTAGCTCCACAACAACTCCGTACGACATATCAAGCGTCCTGGACGACAGCATCACAACGGTGACAATGCGCAGGAGCCCCTGCTCCATGCTCAGCGAGACGACAACAGTCCTGATGAATGCCGAACCTGGCGAGGCGCCACGCCTGCGTGCGGTCGCATTCAACATGGCAGCAACGACGCCGCCGCCATCGCCTCTGCcactgcctctgcctctgccgctggcGCGTCAGCATTCGGAGAAGAAGCCGCGTTCGCTGCCCTTGACGCAAGCGTTGCGTCGCGCCTCGGTGGCGGGTCAGGGTGTGGACCTGCTGCACGACGACTGGTACGGTCTGGCGCCGTTGGCCAGCCCGGAGACACTGTCGGAAATCTCGAGCGTATCGTCGCGGAGCAGCGTGCCCGTCAGCCTGGCCAACAGCATTGAGCGATATCTGCAACACATGGGCGTCGGTGTGGGTGCGGGTGCGGTTGCGGGCGCGGTGCCCAAGGTGCCGCTGGAGGATATATTCGAGTCACAGTTGCACACGCCGAAGGTGATGCGACGTGCGCCCAAGTTCAGCGAGAACCTGTCCGGCTGTGCCGAAGACAACCGCAATCTGGACCAGTATAAGCGTTTGGGACGCGTGTTTATCACATTTCCGCGCATCTTTCCCGAGCCAGCTGCCGGCCACCAGCTGCAGTACAAGCACAGCCAGGGCCTGGACTCCAACTCCAGCGATGACAGCTTCGAGTCGGCGCACAGCCTGCACCGACTGCAGCTGCCAGCGACTGTGGCCTGCGGTGCCAGCTCCAAGTCAGCCGATCAACTGGATGAGACACGCTCGCCGCCGGCCAAGAAGCTGACGTTCAGCGACAGCAACATCCTGGCCGAGGAGCACTGCCTGCGCCAGTGCCCGCACTGTCCGTGCCGGCGCGATGGACGCGATTGTTGCACGCGCTCCGAGCACGATCATCAGCAGTGCGCCTCAATGGAGGCGACGGCGATGGCGACGGCAACTGCCACCGTCGGCTCGACGGATACGAACAGCAGCTTCTACAGCGCCAACTCGCAATCATCGCTGGAACAGTTTGCGACGCCGAACCGACAGCTCCAATTGAAGATCAATGGCGGGCATGCGCACAACGAGATACTCATACGTCCAGGTGTCCTTGAGTCACATTTTCCCGTTtacggcggcggcggccagCCGGAAACGCCGGCCATTGTGGCGCCGGCATCGCCCTCGCCCATAAGCAACGGCGGCACCAAGCGGCCAGATGTGGTCGGTGGGCGTGTGCGCAAACGCCTATCCTCCGAGGAGTTTGTATTCGCGCGCAGCGAAGATCTTCCCATTTTAGTACAAATCGGTGATAGAAGCGGCCACGGCTCGCCGTCGACACGCAAACAGCGGCGGGGCTGCTGCGTGTATCCCGTTGGCAATAATATACGGATTGCCGGTGCCGATGtggatgcagctgcagctgctgccgtcgcCTCCCCCACGTCCATTAGCAAATACTCCCGCACTCGCGTCGCTGCGGCAGCAAAGAAAGCTGCTATAAATAACGAAAGTAATGTTTAA
- the inaE gene encoding uncharacterized protein inaE isoform X2 — protein sequence MPGLVVFRRRWSVGSDDLVVPGAFLLAIHFISFVLVAVSLVLFEYNTSVLSVKLLFYHLISYLLILFFSICVEIGICVISMRGSILDSEARTSINIWIYLKSLVILFDISWLILGSIWLSNYYMEAPIDEAKKIFIAIIICNWTLVFITLITIWCTFDAAGRSWVKMKKYQRSMRETESRFNYKRSNSMNRNWRQRKVMRAYQDSWDHRCRLLFCCMGSSERNRNSFTDIARLLSDFFRELDVVPSDVVAGLVLLRKFQRLEREAIVRQRKNGTYEFLSGVPITEHTQFLALNDAKNYDFFQTVIHYMYFAQGAYGWPMYVIINRSKMWHLVPELKCFGCCCGSGDDSQVIQDNCCYCNYAALKKTLQLGDIDIVYATYHVDVGETPFFVAVDYTQKKIVISIRGTLSMKDILTDLNAEGEVLPLQPPRDDWLGHKGMVQAAIYIRNKLQQENLIERALQRNAERSTHTFDLVLVGHSLGAGTAAILAILLKPEHPTLQCFSYSPPGGLLSMPAVEYSKSFITSVVLGKDVVPRIGLNQMEALRADLINAIQRSVDPKWKTISCSVICCGCGPEPTSVVNMSGQDTHINQYQEERGTARSTSAHPTDSSIALTLHQPLYPPGRIIHIVRHHPKPDEQKYDSGWRNVLKNREPVYQAIWADSTDFDEVLISPVMLQDHMPDKVLAALKKVVTTSGPRKPQRQTSNAFSSTSLEQEQEQEQLELAPTNAEQMQHCKRATNSSYTNLSNCIMLTPTAQHKLCLETSFTNLQHQLELRATVQPGGSKASSIAGSIFGRSQLSSTTTPYDISSVLDDSITTVTMRRSPCSMLSETTTVLMNAEPGEAPRLRAVAFNMAATTPPPSPLPLPLPLPLARQHSEKKPRSLPLTQALRRASVAGQGVDLLHDDWYGLAPLASPETLSEISSVSSRSSVPVSLANSIERYLQHMGVGVGAGAVAGAVPKVPLEDIFESQLHTPKVMRRAPKFSENLSGCAEDNRNLDQYKRLGRVFITFPRIFPEPAAGHQLQYKHSQGLDSNSSDDSFESAHSLHRLQLPATVACGASSKSADQLDETRSPPAKKLTFSDSNILAEEHCLRQCPHCPCRRDGRDCCTRSEHDHQQCASMEATAMATATATVGSTDTNSSFYSANSQSSLEQFATPNRQLQLKINGGHAHNEILIRPGVLESHFPVYGGGGQPETPAIVAPASPSPISNGGTKRPDVVGGRVRKRLSSEEFVFARSEDLPILVQIGDRSGHGSPSTRKQRRGCCVYPVGNNIRIAGADVDAAAAAAVASPTSISKYSRTRVAAAAKKAAINNESNV from the exons ATGCCTGGACTTGTGGTCTTCAGACGCCGCTGGTCTGTTGGCTCGGATGATCTGGTAGTACCAGGTGCATTTCTCTTGGCGATACACTTTATAAG TTTTGTACTTGTGGCCGTCTCGttagttttatttgaatataacaCAAGTGTTTTAAGTGTTAAACTATTGTTCTATCATCTAATAAGCTACTTGTTAATACTATTTT TTTCAATATGCGTAGAAATAGGCATTTGTGTGATCTCGATGCGCGGCAGCATTTTGGACTCCGAGGCGCGTACATCGATCAATATCTGGATATATCTCAAGAGCT TGGTGATATTATTTGATATTTCGTGGCTGATATTGGGCTCAATTTGGCTGTCCAATTACTACATGGAAGCGCCCATCGATGAGGCCAAGAAGATCTTTATTG CCATCATCATATGCAACTGGACGCTGGTCTTTATCACGCTAATAACCATCTGGTGCACGTTCGATGCAGCCGGTCGCTCCTGGGTCAAGATGAAGAAGTATCAGCGCTCCATGCGTGAGACTGAATCGCGCTTCAACTACaagcgcagcaacagcatgaATCGCAACTGGCGGCAACG CAAGGTGATGCGCGCCTATCAGGACAGTTGGGATCATCGATGCCGTCTGCTATTCTGCTGCATGGGCTCGTCGGAGCGAAATCGCAATTCGTTTACGGATATTGCGAGACTGTTGAGCGATTTTTTCCGCGAACTGGATGTGGTGCCATCGGATGTGGTCGCCGGTTTGGTCCTGTTGCGCAAATTCCAACGCCTCGAGCGTGAGGCCATTGTCAGGCAGCGCAAAAATGGGACATATGAGTTCCTCAGCGGTGTGCCAATCACGGAGCACACACAGTTCCTAGCACTCAACGATGCCAAAAATTATGACTTCTTTCAGACCGTCATACACTATATGTACTTTGCCCAGGGCGCCTACGGCTGGCCCATGTACGTCATCATCAATCGAAGCAAAATGTGGCATCTGGTGCCCGAGCTCAA ATGTttcggctgctgttgcggcagCGGAGACGACAGTCAGGTAATCCAGGACAATTGCTGCTACTGCAATTATGCGGCTCTGAAGAAGACACTGCAGCTGGGCGACATCGATATTGTGTATGCCACATACCATGTGGATGTGGGCGAGACGCCCTTCTTTGTGGCCGTCGATTATACGCAGAAGAAGATCGTGATCAGCATACGCGGCACGCTGAGCATGAAGGACATACTGACCGACCTGAATGCGGAGGGCGaggtgctgccgctgcagccgcCGCGCGACGATTGGCTTGGCCACAAGGGCATGGTCCAGGCGGCCATCTACATACGCAACAAGCTGCAGCAGGAGAATCTCATTGAGCGCGCACTGCAGCGCAACGCGGAACGCTCGACCCACACCTTTGACCTGGTGCTGGTGGGTCACTCCCTCGGCGCCGGCACGGCGGCCATATTGGCCATACTGCTCAAGCCGGAGCATCCGACACTGCAGTGCTTCAGCTATTCGCCGCCTGGCGGACTGCTCAGCATGCCCGCTGTCGAGTACTCCAAGTCCTTTATAACGTCCGTGGTGCTTGGCAAGGATGTGGTGCCGCGCATCGGGCTCAATCAAATGGAGGCGCTGCGTGCCGATCTCATCAATGCTATACAGCGCAGCGTGGATCCCAAG tGGAAGACCATTTCGTGCTCGGTCATCTGCTGTGGCTGCGGTCCCGAGCCGACCTCTGTGGTGAACATGTCCGGCCAGGACACGCACATCAATCAGTACCAGGAG GAGCGCGGCACGGCACGTTCGACCAGCGCCCATCCCACGGACAGCTCCATAGCTTTAACACTGCACCAGCCCTTATATCCGCCCGGCCGCATCATACACATTGTGCGGCATCATCCCAAGCCAGATGA gCAAAAATACGACAGTGGTTGGAG AAATGTGCTTAAGAATCGTGAGCCGGTCTATCAGGCGATATGGGCCGATTCAACCGATTTCGATGAGGTGCTCATATCACCTGTCATGCTGCAGGATCATATGCCCGATAAGGTTCTCGCCGCGCTCAAGAAG GTTGTAACGACGAGTGGGCCACGAAAGCCCCAGCGCCAGACCTCGAACGCATTCTCCAGCACATCCttggagcaggagcaggagcaggagcagctggagctggcgcCAACGAATGCCGAACAGATGCAGCATTGCAAGCGCGCAACGAACAGTTCCTATACAAACTTGAGCAACTGCATCATGCTGACGCCAACGGCACAGCATAAGCTCTGCCTGGAAACGTCCTTCACCAATCTGCAGCACCAGCTGGAGCTGCGGGCAACGGTGCAGCCGGGCGGCAGCAAGGCCTCATCCATAGCTGGCAGCATCTTTGGCCGCAGCCAACTTAGCTCCACAACAACTCCGTACGACATATCAAGCGTCCTGGACGACAGCATCACAACGGTGACAATGCGCAGGAGCCCCTGCTCCATGCTCAGCGAGACGACAACAGTCCTGATGAATGCCGAACCTGGCGAGGCGCCACGCCTGCGTGCGGTCGCATTCAACATGGCAGCAACGACGCCGCCGCCATCGCCTCTGCcactgcctctgcctctgccgctggcGCGTCAGCATTCGGAGAAGAAGCCGCGTTCGCTGCCCTTGACGCAAGCGTTGCGTCGCGCCTCGGTGGCGGGTCAGGGTGTGGACCTGCTGCACGACGACTGGTACGGTCTGGCGCCGTTGGCCAGCCCGGAGACACTGTCGGAAATCTCGAGCGTATCGTCGCGGAGCAGCGTGCCCGTCAGCCTGGCCAACAGCATTGAGCGATATCTGCAACACATGGGCGTCGGTGTGGGTGCGGGTGCGGTTGCGGGCGCGGTGCCCAAGGTGCCGCTGGAGGATATATTCGAGTCACAGTTGCACACGCCGAAGGTGATGCGACGTGCGCCCAAGTTCAGCGAGAACCTGTCCGGCTGTGCCGAAGACAACCGCAATCTGGACCAGTATAAGCGTTTGGGACGCGTGTTTATCACATTTCCGCGCATCTTTCCCGAGCCAGCTGCCGGCCACCAGCTGCAGTACAAGCACAGCCAGGGCCTGGACTCCAACTCCAGCGATGACAGCTTCGAGTCGGCGCACAGCCTGCACCGACTGCAGCTGCCAGCGACTGTGGCCTGCGGTGCCAGCTCCAAGTCAGCCGATCAACTGGATGAGACACGCTCGCCGCCGGCCAAGAAGCTGACGTTCAGCGACAGCAACATCCTGGCCGAGGAGCACTGCCTGCGCCAGTGCCCGCACTGTCCGTGCCGGCGCGATGGACGCGATTGTTGCACGCGCTCCGAGCACGATCATCAGCAGTGCGCCTCAATGGAGGCGACGGCGATGGCGACGGCAACTGCCACCGTCGGCTCGACGGATACGAACAGCAGCTTCTACAGCGCCAACTCGCAATCATCGCTGGAACAGTTTGCGACGCCGAACCGACAGCTCCAATTGAAGATCAATGGCGGGCATGCGCACAACGAGATACTCATACGTCCAGGTGTCCTTGAGTCACATTTTCCCGTTtacggcggcggcggccagCCGGAAACGCCGGCCATTGTGGCGCCGGCATCGCCCTCGCCCATAAGCAACGGCGGCACCAAGCGGCCAGATGTGGTCGGTGGGCGTGTGCGCAAACGCCTATCCTCCGAGGAGTTTGTATTCGCGCGCAGCGAAGATCTTCCCATTTTAGTACAAATCGGTGATAGAAGCGGCCACGGCTCGCCGTCGACACGCAAACAGCGGCGGGGCTGCTGCGTGTATCCCGTTGGCAATAATATACGGATTGCCGGTGCCGATGtggatgcagctgcagctgctgccgtcgcCTCCCCCACGTCCATTAGCAAATACTCCCGCACTCGCGTCGCTGCGGCAGCAAAGAAAGCTGCTATAAATAACGAAAGTAATGTTTAA